In the Plasmodium chabaudi chabaudi strain AS genome assembly, chromosome: 13 genome, one interval contains:
- a CDS encoding signal recognition particle subunit SRP54, putative: protein MVLTELGAQLTSALQKIQAAPVADDAVIEECLKEIVRALILADINVIYLKDIKSNIKKNIEKNAAAYGNNKKRLVQKYVVEELIKLLEGKKESYVPKKGGRNVILFVGLQGSGKTTTCTKYAHYYQKKGFKTALICADTFRAGAFDQLKQNAAKVKIPFYGSYSEVDPVKIATDGVNAFLKDKYDLIIVDSSGRHKQENDLFEEMKQVESSIKPEEIVFVIDSHIGQSCHDQAMAFKNSVKVGSIIITKIDGHAKGGGALSAVSAIGCPITFIGTGEHVNDFEKFEAKSFVSRLLGLGDIDGLVSTLKEVIDIEKQPQLINRIAKGKFVLRDMYDQFQNVFKMGSLSKVMSMIPGFGTNLISKGTEKEGIDKIKKYMVIMDSMTNEELDCVKPLNDSRCIRICKGSGTRLSDIRELLEQFKFLQKMVLKMGKLGLRDNGMGNLMRNQKQFMSKMNNMMDPNMFNNMGGANNMVNMLKELTKMDDFGGVMSNMMKQMGMKK, encoded by the coding sequence atggtTCTTACTGAACTCGGGGCGCAGCTTACAAGTGCActtcaaaaaattcaagCGGCGCCAGTTGCTGACGATGCTGTTATCGAAGAATGCTTAAAAGAAATAGTACGAGCTTTAATTCTAGCAGATATTAatgtaatttatttaaaagatatcaaaagtaatataaaaaaaaacattgaaaaaaatgctgCGGCATatggtaataataaaaaaaggttagttcaaaaatatgtagtagaagaattaattaaattattagaaGGGAAAAAAGAATCTTATGTACCAAAGAAAGGAGGTAGAaatgtaatattatttgtggGTTTACAAGGTAGTGGTAAGACTACTACATGTAcaaaatatgcacattattatcaaaaaaaaggatTTAAAACTGCTTTGATTTGTGCCGATACATTTAGAGCTGGTGCTTTTGATCAACTAAAACAGAATGCAgcaaaagtaaaaataccATTTTATGGTAGTTATTCCGAAGTTGATCCAGTAAAAATAGCAACAGATGGTGTAaatgcatttttaaaagataaatatgatttaaTAATTGTTGATAGTTCGGGTAGACATAAACaagaaaatgatttatttgaaGAAATGAAACAAGTAGAAAGTTCTATAAAACCAGAAGAAATCGTATTTGTTATTGATAGTCATATAGGTCAAAGTTGCCATGATCAAGCTATggcatttaaaaattctgTAAAGGTAGgaagtattattattacaaaaattgATGGGCATGCTAAAGGAGGTGGTGCATTATCAGCAGTTTCTGCTATTGGATGTCCTATAACATTTATAGGTACAGGAGAACATGTAAatgattttgaaaaattcgAAGCTAAATCTTTTGTATCAAGATTACTAGGATTAGGTGATATTGATGGGTTAGTATCCACTTTAAAGGAAGTTATAGATATAGAAAAACAACcacaattaataaatagaaTTGCAAAAGGAAAATTCGTTTTAAGAGATATGTATGATCAATTTcaaaatgtatttaaaatggGAAGTCTTAGCAAAGTTATGTCTATGATACCAGGATTTGGTACGAATCTAATCAGTAAAGGAACTGAAAAAGAAGGTAtagataaaattaaaaaatatatggttATTATGGATTCAATGACTAATGAAGAATTGGATTGTGTCAAACCTCTTAATGATAGTCGATGCATACGTATTTGTAAAGGTTCGGGAACAAGACTTTCAGATATAAGAGAATTATTAGAGCAATTTAAATTCttacaaaaaatggtaTTAAAGATGGGAAAATTAGGTTTAAGAGATAATGGTATGGGAAATCTAATGAGAAATCAAAAACAATTTATGagtaaaatgaataatatgatGGATCCtaatatgtttaataaTATGGGAGGAGCTAATAATATGGTTAATATGTTAAAGGAACTTACAAAGATGGATGATTTTGGTGGTGTCATGTCAAACATGATGAAACAAATGGGTATGAAGAAATGA
- a CDS encoding exosome complex exonuclease RRP6, putative gives MEYCRKKIEELLKLKGVGEDEQTNKASNFLMTKLLNDVVEIVKLTNKFPPTKSDNEDINILKNNLLKIIYDLLIYSTNDENKKNILSENYENNTIPELGNEENYPIISSVLEEIIQRSQNFLQLFNLNDVDKTFSDSQSNQLNNDKNRLVPKSNTNIKFEQKTKSDHIALSNTNSDEEENEGSNKEANSIYKNMINIDNLQTTELNETKGAKKNDKNQKSKKRKKDNQNGNTNKNLMKENEHNKIKKRKLSSNDFKNNIKNSWSHLINNYAKYFIPRIHIKHNKLADLENNLIEAIKYQETIIQMKKKALLYNEKYKNNELNDIGSSEIVNEIYKEKEANDFDALSNVSEISEADKCDKEINNQIEKIFKVEKHYNDMVSKPDSTILKDTTINEYFFYKLLKNIDKKINEYCEKINFIVDNPYTYEINNLINMYIKYDENVDKFLSIKKDLTKPININMKEYEIINNKNSLINMINIIKNTYDKISIISLVDYKNSYHGFTSLILIGTKDVDYIIDVFNMFEDIYLLNEITTDPKILKITYNSENLILFFQKDFSIYFINTIDLLLCANCLNIKNSIPYLVFNYFNVNIGLTSITSVSLDRPLISEAIQIFKTHSHYLYHLFDYVITDLYYNYLFNRVKKENDGNASIQTDKYDDDGISQNGDSDHDEQTEDSIKNAGNHSHALNLSKQGSKIYNTNVYVNFEQIKFSDLTEEEEKQGIEILKTMFIESNKICLTKYEIKNGNDNILKTKEQIKQIINTSYNTTCCDKLIENILIWREKLSKKIDSPIDSILNIQNIISIILNGATSISNLKNSITPLNNTISENIESLFEVIVKSNINNKNLNIGNNKSKRGNTFFYHNYLENSNQNDASSGNKSNLISFCNNNAQNELNTYENNIIVPKMYFQSISNEDVSENDEQVKSEISPLGNDDEIFTLEKTFFSDNQNDINYKYEKKNNSFINYNLKYENYARLSSLIISMSQRKEKLLNERRTKSFTNSIKEEDQLKVKKDIFKNKKKQANHDYKNKQLYKSYNNQYNIKNKKGSINGKNILDEIM, from the coding sequence ATGGAATATTGTCGTAAAAAAATCGAGGAGTtactaaaattaaaagggGTTGGAGAAGATGAACAGACAAATAAGGCTAGCAACTTTTTAAtgacaaaattattaaatgatgTTGTCGAAATTGTTAAGCTAACAAATAAATTCCCTCCTACAAAATCAGACAATGaagatattaatattttaaaaaataatttattaaaaattatttatgacttgttaatatatagtacaaatgatgaaaataaaaaaaatatattatcagaaaattatgaaaataatactatACCAGAATTAGGAAATGAAGAAAACTATCCTATTATATCTTCAGTATTAGaagaaataattcaaagatcacaaaattttttacaactttttaatttaaatgatgTAGACAAAACATTTTCAGATTCACAAAGTAACCAActtaataatgataaaaataggCTAGTCCCAAAATCAAatactaatataaaattcgAACAAAAAACTAAAAGTGATCATATTGCTTTATCTAATACAAATTCagatgaagaagaaaatgaaggATCTAATAAAGAGGCCAAttcaatttataaaaacatgataaatatagataattTACAAACAACCGAATTGAATGAAACAAAGggtgcaaaaaaaaacgataaaaatcaaaaatcaaaaaaacgaaaaaaggataatcaaaatggtaatacaaataaaaatctaatgaaagaaaatgaGCATaacaaaatcaaaaaaagaaaattatcatcaaatgattttaaaaataatattaaaaattcttggtctcatttaataaataattatgcaaaatatttcataccACGCATACACATAAAACATAACAAATTAGCCGACTTAGAAAACAATTTGATCGAAGCTATAAAATATCAAGAGACTATAatacaaatgaaaaagaaagcaCTACTATATAAtgagaaatataaaaataacgaaTTAAACGATATTGGGAGTAGCGAAATTGtgaatgaaatatataaagaaaaggaGGCGAACGATTTTGATGCCTTAAGTAATGTCAGTGAAATTAGCGAAGCAGACAAATgtgataaagaaataaataatcaaattgaaaaaatatttaaagtaGAAAAACATTACAACGATATGGTTTCAAAACCGGATTCAACCATTTTAAAAGATACCACCATTAAtgaatactttttttataaattattaaaaaatatagataaaaaaataaatgaatattgtgaaaaaataaactttaTAGTAGACAATCCTTATacatatgaaataaataatttaataaatatgtacataaagtatgatgaaaatgtaGACAAATTTTTGAGCATAAAAAAGGATTTAACAAAaccaataaatataaatatgaaggaatatgaaataataaataataagaatagtttaataaatatgataaatataattaaaaatacgtatgataaaatatctATAATAAGCTTAGtggattataaaaatagttatcATGGTTTTACATCCTTAATTTTAATAGGAACAAAAGATGTAGATTATATTATCGACGTTTTTAATATGTTCGaagatatttatttattaaatgaaataacaACAGATcctaaaatattaaaaattacatataattctgaaaatttaattttattttttcaaaaagatttttcaatttattttataaatactattgatttattattatgtgctaattgtttaaatataaaaaatagtatccCATATCTAGTTTTCAACTATTTTAATGTTAATATTGGTTTGACATCTATCACTTCGGTTTCTTTAGATAGGCCACTCATTTCAGAAGCcattcaaatttttaaaacacactctcattatttatatcatttgttCGATTATGTAATAACGGATCTATATTACAACTACCTTTTTAATCGCGTCAAGAAAGAAAATGACGGCAATGCATCTATTCAAACGGATAAATATGATGACGATGGAATTTCTCAAAATGGTGACTCTGATCACGATGAGCAAACAGAAGAtagcataaaaaatgcagGAAACCACAGTCATGctttaaatttatcaaaacAAGGtagcaaaatatataacacaaATGTTTATGTAAATTTCGAGCAAATCAAATTTTCTGATCTAActgaagaagaagaaaaacaaGGAAtcgaaatattaaaaacgATGTTTATTgaaagtaataaaatttgcttaacaaaatatgaaataaaaaatggaaatgataatatattaaaaacaaaggaacaaattaaacaaattataaacacTTCTTACAATACAACATGTTGTGATAAattaatagaaaatatattaatatggcgagaaaaattatcaaaaaaaatagattcACCAATTGATAGTATTCttaatattcaaaatataatttctattatattaaatggtGCAACATCTAtatcaaatttaaaaaatagtatcacccctttaaataatacaatatcAGAAAATATCGAATCACTATTTGAAGTTATTGTTaaatcaaatataaataataaaaatcttAATAttggtaataataaaagtaaaagaggaaatacatttttttatcacaaCTATCTTGAAAATTCAAATCAAAATGATGCCTCCTCAGGGAATAAATCAAATCTAATTTCcttttgtaataataatgcacaaaatgaattaaacaCTTATGAAAACAATATCATCGTTCCCAAGATGTATTTTCAATCTATATCAAACGAGGATGTAAGTGAAAATGACGAGCAGGTCAAAAGTGAGATAAGCCCTTTGGGTAATGACGATGAAATTTTTACTTtagaaaaaacattttttagtGACAatcaaaatgatataaattataaatatgaaaaaaaaaataatagttttattaattacaacttaaaatatgaaaattatgcTCGCTTATCATCATTAATTATTTCGATGAGccaaagaaaagaaaaactaTTAAATGAGCGAAGAACTAAGAGCTTTACTAATAGTATAAAAGAGGAAGACCAATTGAAAGTAAAGAAAGAcatctttaaaaataaaaaaaaacaagctAACCAtgattacaaaaataagcaACTATACAAATCTTACAACAATCAATATAATATcaagaataaaaaagggagcataaatggaaaaaatattttagatGAAATTATGTAA
- a CDS encoding crossover junction endonuclease MUS81, putative, whose translation MEERKHSKKQANKDNRRNYSMHPDNVIFYDYFNNLKRKALGQGYSNLVISFKTIISSITKYPLPITNSQDAFKLRGVGKSFSRYFEKALSQPKDDNHLKKDDNESNLFNEDSNQIINHVNKVINNTDKFLKQFNKDFYNIKTNGDNSDDTIIRNIKEIQNDHISQDENNKSLKKKKKKKKTINDNIPNNDDQMVYNRDNVNYCNKNNGQIENCSTNSSNERKISKSSSLSNNGDDNTNNEKIYKSKKKKKQNNELSDDEKSVLAIINEHSHIYNNNAMSKEEINKEFFKCYQKSININFILLNKLIKLELLEKLEATENNNSNHSNQTNEETIPNKKNVRSKCVKKVRITEKGKQILRIENDKIIKKEEHINVNEEKNSFEFSNDKNSEMHKINETTCDDTLNSVYDPTKTINEPKEELIQNGTNNIFENNFEFIKSKQIDPNVLEQIMTVATEYNEKEMNNIVKNERFEKNNSYEQNCPNTISSYRDGKISFDANSMDLTNVKKYSENKTELIDDNKNNEQFNIETEHSHDLQNPLDENENFESGSSSNFQLKLDKKKEGLYKKLNISLKDKLQNKAMQNNPIGSNYDSLDKNVQNKNYEINTNKSNNNSNVKYINYQSLFSDISDEDNNNEKCEPSKNTQNCSNTEINTSSYNSHIKNVNENASLFEKQNVIDIIDLSDDEEYNIANPCSSNYRKDKQRDNENEKKRKLAPDYDNNNELVGSIEHTDSNSQKNEQKKKKQKIKNSKMEEDAKMEENNGEDENEKKAKKKKNVGEKRNKKNKNKNDNTRSNVETEHCEENEENKNIRYGPYEIIMIIDNRDVSGMSSEFNEKWKEIFKNNNIKYETRNLPLGDIIWLCRRPVYNNNNKNTSKRRRKKKEKDEKEKQMDINENSVDNWPSSIGNKNIDFTYSYDKYGTALSTDCNEDGKNNEIEENVDYEEYVLKWIIERKALNDLSSSIIDGRYDEQKYRLMRSKETCHIIYLIEDSNNSFKNYTNTSKISYETLTNVQHSIRLINGFSILRSQSIKHTFLLLSEIHSEIVKNLKEICNVKNNEDIVHNEKLETYLKNNSSSWEIWNNESKKSKNNIVKETFGKQLRLINMCGADATELLVSLWPTPIKLNEALNKYTHNGILAEKLKRIYLKNRDMVGKRKVKSPVDANLIAQLRQLYAPDSIQMYHHKDID comes from the exons ATGGAAGAAAGAAAGCATTCAAAAAAGCAGGCTAATAAAGACAACAGAAGGAATTATAGTATGCACCCTGACaatgtaattttttatgattattttaACAACTTAAAAAGAAAGGCGCTAGGCCAAGGTTATAGCAATTTGGtcatttcatttaaaacTATTATTTCGTCGATTACAAAATATCCATTGCCTATTACAAATAGCCAAGACGCATTTAAATTAAGAGGTGTTGGTAAAAGTTTTTCACGATACTTTGAAAAGGCCTTATCGCAACCTAAAGATGATAATCACCTAAAAAAAGACGACAATGAAAGTAATTTATTCAACGAAGATTCgaatcaaattataaatcatGTAAATAAAGTAATTAACAATACcgataaatttttaaaacaattcaACAAggatttttataatatcaaaACAAATGGGGATAATTCAGATGATACCattataagaaatataaaggAAATACAAAATGATCATATAAGTCAGgatgaaaataacaaaagtttaaaaaaaaaaaaaaagaaaaaaaaaacaatcaATGATAATATTCCAAACAATGACGATCAAATGGTGTATAACCGGGACAACGTAAACTATtgtaacaaaaataatgggCAAATAGAAAATTGCAGTACTAATTCTTCGAATGAACGAAAAATCAGTAAATCATCCTCCCTAAGCAATAATGGAGATGATAACACTAACAATGAAAAGATTTATAAGagtaaaaagaaaaaaaaacaaaataacgAATTATctgatgatgaaaaaagtgTTCTTGCAATTATTAACGAGCATAgtcatatatacaataataatgcGATGAGCAAAGAAGAGATAAATAAAgagttttttaaatgttatcaaaaatctataaatataaatttcatATTGTTAAACaagttaataaaattggaaTTATTAGAAAAGTTAGAAGCGAccgaaaataataacagcAATCATTCAAATCAGACAAATGAAGAAACCATacctaataaaaaaaatgttagaTCAAAATGTGTCAAAAAGGTTAGGATAACCGAAAAAGGAAAGCAAATTTTGCGaatagaaaatgataaaataataaaaaaagaagaacaCATAAATGTGAATGAGGAAAAAAACTCGTTTGAATTTTCTAATGATAAGAATAGTGAAATGCACAAAATTAACGAAACAACGTGTGACGACACTTTGAATAGTGTTTATGATCCGACAAAAACAATTAATGAACCGAAAGAGGAACTAATACAAAATGGTacgaataatatttttgaaaataattttgaatttataaaaagcaAACAAATAGATCCAAATGTGCTAGAACAAATTATGACAGTTGCAACTGAATATAAcgaaaaagaaatgaataatattgtaaaaaatgaacgatttgaaaaaaataatagttatGAACAAAATTGTCCCAATACAATATCATCATATAGAGATGGTAAAATAAGCTTTGATGCAAACTCAATGGATTTGacaaatgtaaaaaaatattcagaaaataaaactgaATTAATAGatgataacaaaaataatgaacagTTTAATATTGAAACGGAACATTCCCATGATTTACAAAACCCATtggatgaaaatgaaaatttcgAAAGTGGTTCTAGTTCTAATTTTCAATTAAAATTAGATAAGAAGAAAGAaggattatataaaaagttaaatATAAGCttaaaagataaattacaaaataaagcaaTGCAGAACAATCCTATTGGTTCCAATTATGACAGTTTAGATAAGAATgtgcaaaataaaaattatgaaattaACACAAacaaatcaaataataattcgaatgttaaatatattaattatcaAAGTTTATTTAGTGATATTTCAGatgaagataataataatgaaaaatgtgaGCCCTCTaaaaatacacaaaatTGTAGTAATActgaaataaatacatcCTCATATAATAgccatattaaaaatgttaatgaaaatgcatcactttttgaaaaacaaaatgttATTGATATAATAGATTTGTCTGATGAtgaagaatataatattgcTAATCCATGCTCATCGAATTATCGTAAAGATAAACAAAGAGATAATgagaatgaaaaaaaacgaaagtTAGCCCCCGATTATGATAATAACAATGAATTGGTGGGTTCAATAGAACATACGGATTCAAATTCTCAAAAAAACGAAcagaagaaaaagaagcAAAAGATTAAGAATTCTAAAATGGAAGAAGACGCCAAAATGGAAGAGAATAATGGTgaagatgaaaatgaaaaaaaagcaaagaaaaaaaaaaatgtaggagaaaaacgaaataaaaaaaataaaaataaaaatgataatacaaGATCAAATGTAGAGACTGAACACTGTGAAGAAAAtgaggaaaataaaaatattcgaTATGGACcttatgaaataataatgataattgATAATAGAGATGTGTCAGGAATGAGTTCCGAATTCAATGAAAAATGGAaagaaatttttaaaaataataatataaaatacgaAACACGAAATTTACCATTAGGGGATATTATATGGTTATGCAGAAGACCagtttataataataataataaaaacacaTCTAAAAGACGACgtaagaaaaaagaaaaggacGAGAAAGAGAAACAGATggatataaatgaaaattcaGTAGATAATTGGCCATCAAGtataggaaataaaaatatagattttACTTATAGCtatgataaatatggaACCGCATTAAGTACTGATTGTAATGAGGAtggtaaaaataatgaaatagaaGAAAATGTGGATTACGAAgaatatgttttaaaatggATTATAGAAAGAAAAGCATTAAATGATTTAAGCTCAAGTATAATTGATGGTAGATATGATGAACAAAAATATCGTTTAATGAGATCTAAAGAAACATgccatataatatatctaaTAGAAGATAgtaataattcatttaaaaattatacaaacaCATCAAAAATATCTTATGAAACATTAACGAATGTACAACATAGCATTCGATTGATTAACGGGTTCTCAATATTGAGAAGCCAAAGTATTAAACAtacttttcttttattatctgAAATACATTCagaaattgtaaaaaatcttaaagaaatatgtaatgtaaaaaataatgaagatatagtacataatgaaaaattagaaacttatttaaaaaataattcttcTTCATGGGAAATATGGAATAATGAATcgaaaaaatcaaaaaataatatcgtCAAAGAAACATTTGGAAAGCAACTTAGATTAATTAATATGTGTGGCGCAGATGCTACCGAACTTCTTGTATCCTTATGGCCAACACCAatcaaattaaatgaaGCCCTTAATAAGTATACACATAATGGTATATTAGCAGAAAAGCTTAAACGAATTTACTTAAAAAACAGAGATATGGttggaaaaagaaaagtaaAGTCACCTGTTGATGCTAAT CTGATAGCACAATTAAGACAATTGTATGCCCCAGATTCAATTCAAATGTATCACCATAAGGACATAGATTGA
- a CDS encoding serine/threonine protein kinase, putative: MGVALSKRKNNPDKNLKNDSSENKRQKKNDEHDSNLEFIKKYKIINKIGDGNFSKVFCCRGENKKKCAMKLMCCPLKKTSHYNCFKRELFIMKTINNKHPYIVKILDYHEKIWKKYYIVKLILEYCEGGNLFEYIKINGSCTHSEARVIIIKLAKTIQYINSLKIMHRDIKPENILLRTKDNIKSVVLSDFGLAKITPSNQSVVKSRSVCGSDFYLAPEIIKNKEYGIKIDIWSLGVLIFFIITGKVPFTGKNANELYNNILKANIPELLSKEKSLNIQPGLKNLLENILVHDPEKRFSCSDILNHRWIRGTLTSCEFKIFNSASYIKKLKLDKKKSLPDEPKENQIINKSFEKEKDSIANMKKKYTFFLKKITN, translated from the exons atggggGTTGCATTAAGCAAAAGAAAGAATAATCCAG ATAAAAATCTTAAAAATGACTCATCCGAAAATAAGcggcaaaaaaaaaatgatgagcATGACTCGAATTtggaatttataaaaaaatacaaaataataaacaagaTTGGAGA TGGCAATTTCTCAAAAGTTTTTTGTTGCCGaggagaaaataaaaaaaaatgcgcTATGAAG tTAATGTGCTGCCCCTTGAAGAAAACATCACATTATAACTGCTTCAAGCgtgaattatttataatgaaaacGATAAATAACAAGCATCCATACATTGTCAAAATTCTCGATTACCATGAAAAAATTTGGAAAa aatattatatagtcaaattaattttagaaTATTGCGAAGGAggaaatttatttgaatatataaaaataaatggaagCTGTACCCATTCAGAGGCTAGAGTTATCATAATCAAACTAGCCAAAAcaatacaatatataaattctttaaaaattatgcacCGAGATATTAAAcctgaaaatattttactaagaactaaagataatataaaaagtgtAGTTCTATCCGATTTTGGGCTAGCCAAAATTACACCTTCAAACCAGTCTGTTGTTAAAAGTAGATCTGTGTGTGGAAGTGATTTTTACCTTGCCCcagaaattataaaaaataaagaatatggAATAAAA ATTGACATTTGGAGTTTAGgagttttaattttttttataataaccGGAAAAGTGCCCTTTACGGGGAAAAATGCAAATGAGCTATACAATAATATTCTCAAAGCAAATATTCCTGAATT ACTATCCAAGGAAAAATCATTGAACATCCAACCGGggttaaaaaatttattagaaAACATTTTAGTACACGATCCGGAAAAGCGATTTAGC TGCTCAGATATTTTAAACCATAGATGGATTAGAGGAACACTTACAAGCTgtgaatttaaaatttttaactcagcttcatatataaa AAAATTAAAGttagacaaaaaaaaaagtttgcCTGATGAGCCAAAagaaaatcaaataataaacaaatcatttgaaaaagaaaaggatTCGATTgcaaatatgaaaaaaaaatatacttttttcttaaaGAAGATTACAAAttag
- a CDS encoding AP2 domain transcription factor AP2-O5, putative, with amino-acid sequence MMINCVNPQSTTQAQEASEAPNPEQNAIEEKAQETNDNGSYDYTDDNGKNKGVWYNARTKCWLACVKGSGRHLRVFSVKKHGYKKAKRLAVECKNATFYNYNNNNSISNGAKNDNQGNSFNSSNSNEENNNKSEDANNTSEQTQNYKVSNNVKFTNNNYNNMNEYINTKELKYPKNKKLNNGDIYTHIPYDDNTNYSKNNILMENDSLDMNNGVLNKKRRYNTRRGNYKYANGVEKNQENGNADILGNASNTNANIKFVKNMNNPNNEENENYNNNNLYSILKGDGISINNMDDKLYGDGLNNCQMENQKKNNKIKDKISCLVKTSKSNFSSITGDRNNNNRNLSSNYNNINNINIMNGNKNFNYPVNTTHSKHNNIQRNYNNNVDNHVCNTNIISNNNCLITDKDFQIDSPEQTNEEMIFIKNSNYDYNENVRKKNKYNNECEGTFIFSHEYYSDYGNKNNEDGKTNFIDLTREALALILKDLKKNVIPKIPVGIEKRERYSNSLRLCLKSAKLTKHINELEPYLELFSECIKNNKLPSHMNLNAQLFYLDKL; translated from the exons atGATGATTAATTGCGTCAATCCACAAAGCACCACCCAAGCTCAAGAAG CTAGCGAAGCACCTAACCCAGAGCAAAACGCCATTGAAGAAAAAGCTCAAGAAACAAATGATAACGGCAGCTATGATTATACAGATGATAATGGGAAAAACAAAGGAGTATGGTATAATGCAAGAACAAAATGTTGGTTAGCTTGTGTAAAGGGCAGTGGAAGACATCTTCGTGTGTTTTCAGTAAAAAAACatggatataaaaaagcaaaACGATTAGCAGTTGAATGTAAAAATGCAACCTTCtacaattataataataataactcCATATCAAATGGAGCCAAAAATGATAACCAAGGCAACAGTTTTAATAGCAGCAACagtaatgaagaaaataataataaaagcgAAGATGCTAATAATACGAGTGAACAAacacaaaattataaagtgtctaataatgtaaaatttacaaataataattataataacatgaatgaatatataaatacaaaagaaTTGAAAtatccaaaaaataaaaaactgAATAATggtgatatatatacacatataccATATGATGATAATACAAACTAttcgaaaaataatatactaaTGGAAAATGATAGTTTAGATATGAATAATGgtgtattaaataaaaaaagacgaTATAATACTAGACGGGgcaattataaatatgcaaatgGTGTCGAGAAAAATCAAGAAAATGGCAATGCTGATATTTTGGGAAATGCTAGCAATACTaatgcaaatataaaatttgttaaaaatatgaataaccctaataatgaagaaaatgaaaactataataataacaatttatattcaattttaaaagGTGATGGAATatctattaataatatggaTGATAAATTGTATGGAGATGGTTTAAATAATTGTCAAATggaaaatcaaaaaaaaaataataaaataaaagataaaataagtTGCTTAGTAAAAACTAGCAAGTCCAATTTTAGTTCTATAACAGGCGAtcgaaataataataatcgGAATCTTTCATcgaattataataatattaacaatataaatattatgaatggcaataaaaattttaattatccCGTTAATACTACACACAGTaagcataataatattcaaaGAAATTATAACAACAATGTAGACAACCATGTGtgtaatacaaatattataagtaataataaCTGTTTAATTACTGATAAAGACTTTCAAATTGATTCACCAGAACaaacaaatgaagaaatgatttttataaaaaatagtaattacgattataatgaaaatgtaagaaaaaaaaataaatataataatgaatgtGAAGgaacttttattttttctcatGAGTATTATTCAGATTatggtaataaaaataacgaagatggaaaaacaaattttatagatCTAACTAGAGAAGCTTTAGCATTAATATTGaaagatttaaaaaaaaatgtcatTCCTAAAATTCCTGTGGGTATTGAAAAAAGGGAAAGATATTCAAATTCGTTACGATTATGTTTAAAAAGTGCGAAATTGACAAAACATATTAATGAATTAGAACCATATCTTGAATTATTTAGTGAATGCATTAAGAATAACAAACTACCAAGTCATATGAATTTGAATGCTCAGTTGTTTTATTTAGACAAGTTATGA